One window of Akkermansia biwaensis genomic DNA carries:
- a CDS encoding phosphopantothenoylcysteine decarboxylase translates to MRFLITAGPTKEAIDPVRYITNRSSGKMGYSLAEAAAHDGHRVLLISGPTSLDVPHGVDFLPVETAQEMYDAVQNQAPYADIAILSAAVADYRPVSVPDRKIKKTGERMILELERTKDILGSMRMEFGFRGILVGFAAETHDVESYARGKLERKQCDMIVANDVSRRDIGFDASENEVLLIYPDRTDLLEKAAKTHIAHQIVERACRLVRGKGLSS, encoded by the coding sequence ATGCGTTTCCTCATCACGGCCGGTCCTACCAAAGAGGCCATTGACCCCGTAAGATACATCACCAACCGTTCTTCCGGCAAAATGGGATACAGTCTGGCGGAGGCGGCGGCCCACGACGGCCACCGCGTCCTGCTCATCTCCGGCCCCACTTCCCTGGACGTTCCGCACGGCGTTGACTTCCTTCCCGTGGAAACCGCCCAAGAAATGTATGACGCCGTACAGAACCAAGCACCCTATGCGGACATAGCCATCCTCAGCGCCGCCGTTGCGGACTACAGGCCGGTTTCCGTACCGGACCGCAAGATCAAAAAAACAGGGGAGCGCATGATTCTGGAGCTGGAGCGCACCAAAGACATTCTGGGCTCCATGCGCATGGAATTCGGCTTCCGCGGCATTCTGGTCGGCTTTGCGGCGGAAACCCACGACGTGGAATCCTATGCGCGCGGCAAGCTGGAGCGCAAGCAATGCGATATGATCGTGGCCAATGACGTTTCCCGCCGGGACATCGGCTTCGACGCGTCGGAAAACGAAGTGCTGCTCATCTACCCGGACCGGACGGACCTGCTGGAAAAAGCCGCCAAAACGCACATCGCCCACCAGATCGTGGAACGCGCGTGCCGCCTTGTACGCGGGAAAGGCCTGTCATCCTGA
- a CDS encoding cysteine desulfurase family protein gives MIYWDNNATTPLLPEVYAAMEPFLKERFFNPSAGYAEARRVREAVEEARAGVAALLGASPEEIVFTSGGTEATNAAFRQMAREGKGVTVLSTDHDASLKTSVALGNGRMCSVDSEGRAVPEEWEALCAGEAGGVSFAWANNETGVLQDAAALCAGARRHGLPVHLDAVQCAGKIPVCLHGMDVDYASVSAHKLHGPKGIGCLYRRSGVPLEPALFGGGQEYGLRSGTENVPGIIGFGAAARVALRHVEEAGRVRRLRDSFEFSLAQAVDGVTVHSGAAERIPNTSNLAFSGCTAEALMLLLEPAGLLCSAGSACHTVQPMPSHVLAAMGLSDGEVRSSLRFSLSFTTTEEEVREAVRLVTEAVGKVRRVQSSRTGPVFVYRP, from the coding sequence GTGATTTATTGGGACAATAACGCCACCACCCCCCTTCTTCCGGAAGTTTACGCCGCCATGGAACCGTTCCTGAAAGAACGGTTTTTCAACCCTTCCGCGGGGTATGCAGAAGCCAGGCGCGTACGGGAGGCGGTGGAGGAAGCCCGCGCCGGAGTGGCGGCCCTGCTGGGAGCGTCTCCGGAGGAAATCGTGTTTACTTCCGGAGGAACGGAGGCCACGAATGCCGCCTTCCGGCAGATGGCCCGTGAAGGAAAGGGCGTGACCGTACTGTCCACGGATCACGATGCTTCCCTGAAAACATCCGTTGCCCTGGGGAACGGGCGCATGTGTTCCGTGGACAGTGAAGGAAGGGCCGTACCGGAAGAATGGGAAGCCCTGTGTGCTGGGGAGGCGGGCGGCGTTTCCTTTGCCTGGGCTAATAACGAGACGGGCGTGCTTCAGGATGCGGCGGCTTTGTGCGCCGGCGCCCGGCGGCATGGTTTGCCCGTGCATCTGGATGCGGTGCAGTGTGCCGGAAAGATTCCCGTGTGCCTGCATGGGATGGATGTGGATTATGCGTCCGTTTCCGCCCATAAATTGCATGGTCCGAAGGGTATAGGATGTCTGTACAGGCGCTCCGGCGTTCCTCTGGAGCCTGCCTTGTTCGGTGGCGGCCAGGAGTACGGGCTGAGGTCCGGCACGGAGAATGTGCCGGGAATCATCGGTTTTGGGGCTGCGGCCCGCGTGGCCCTCCGGCATGTGGAGGAAGCGGGGCGCGTGAGGCGTCTGCGGGACAGTTTTGAGTTTTCCCTAGCGCAGGCCGTGGACGGAGTGACGGTGCATTCCGGTGCCGCGGAGAGGATTCCGAATACGTCCAATCTGGCTTTTTCCGGATGCACGGCCGAGGCCCTGATGCTTTTGCTGGAACCTGCCGGGCTGCTGTGTTCCGCCGGGTCCGCCTGCCATACCGTGCAGCCCATGCCGTCCCATGTGCTGGCGGCCATGGGGCTGTCCGACGGGGAGGTGCGTTCCTCCCTGCGTTTTTCCCTGTCTTTTACCACCACGGAGGAAGAGGTGCGGGAGGCCGTGCGGCTGGTGACGGAGGCTGTCGGGAAGGTGCGCCGCGTCCAGTCTTCCCGCACCGGTCCCGTGTTTGTTTACAGGCCGTGA
- a CDS encoding retropepsin-like aspartic protease, with translation MPLAAAGLLMLSLLPLSFAEEAAPLPDRATASLTDMEPVKLARDPNSKLLIAECRINGIPCNLIVDTAASHTTFDVKFIKKHFPDLALQEVQIAPGSNVHTAPRVFSMESFSIGGLLIKNFYGCTMDLDPLQKSTRIRVDGILGINYLSFCPFLLSVRDATLQFLERSRFPLKDMKPLDVERHDSGILYIRCVRDGAPFLLALDSGSTLSLAPVEQWPADPDGSHVKVMASDINGSSGSHSVMKLGVPSTLHMGPDFQMEGLSFVVTGTGGRHQIGVDTLRHFDIIVDAPQGEVYALPLHSTTEDSEKTTDAPPLKRES, from the coding sequence TTGCCACTTGCCGCCGCAGGCCTCCTGATGCTGTCCCTGCTCCCTCTCTCCTTCGCGGAAGAAGCCGCTCCCCTTCCGGACAGGGCCACCGCATCCCTGACTGACATGGAGCCGGTCAAACTGGCAAGGGACCCCAACAGCAAACTGCTTATTGCGGAATGCCGCATCAACGGCATCCCGTGCAACCTCATCGTGGATACGGCCGCCTCCCACACCACGTTCGACGTCAAATTCATCAAAAAGCACTTCCCGGATCTGGCTCTGCAGGAAGTTCAGATTGCCCCCGGCTCCAATGTCCACACCGCACCCCGGGTATTTTCCATGGAATCCTTCTCCATCGGCGGCCTTCTGATCAAAAACTTCTACGGGTGCACCATGGACCTGGACCCTCTTCAAAAAAGCACCCGAATTCGCGTGGACGGCATCCTGGGCATCAACTATCTGAGCTTCTGCCCCTTCCTGCTCTCCGTCAGGGACGCCACCCTGCAATTCCTCGAACGCTCCCGTTTCCCCCTTAAAGACATGAAACCGCTGGACGTTGAACGCCATGACTCCGGCATCCTCTACATCCGGTGCGTCAGGGACGGCGCGCCGTTTCTCCTGGCTCTCGACTCCGGCTCCACACTCTCTCTGGCCCCTGTGGAGCAATGGCCGGCGGACCCGGACGGTAGTCATGTCAAAGTCATGGCGTCAGACATCAACGGAAGCAGCGGCAGCCATTCCGTCATGAAGCTGGGTGTTCCTTCCACGCTCCACATGGGACCGGACTTCCAAATGGAAGGCCTTTCATTCGTCGTGACGGGAACCGGCGGCAGACACCAAATCGGCGTGGATACCCTCCGGCACTTTGACATCATTGTGGACGCGCCGCAGGGGGAAGTCTATGCCCTGCCTCTCCATTCAACTACAGAGGACAGCGAAAAAACGACGGATGCCCCTCCGCTCAAACGGGAATCTTGA
- a CDS encoding GNAT family N-acetyltransferase, with translation MNIEHYQSKDEEAVLNIWLKASEQAHAFAGVGFWCGLVEDMRQVYLPKARTWICRDGDRVMGFACLVGEGELAALFVDPERQCEGIGTALLNWVKDHSKGVLTVGVYEENPRAWQFYKRSGFEEIGSREDELTGSREYRLEWKRPRPS, from the coding sequence ATGAATATAGAACATTATCAGAGCAAGGATGAGGAGGCGGTCCTGAATATTTGGCTGAAGGCGTCCGAACAGGCCCATGCGTTTGCCGGGGTGGGTTTCTGGTGCGGTCTGGTGGAAGATATGAGGCAGGTGTATTTGCCGAAGGCGCGGACCTGGATATGCCGTGACGGTGACCGCGTGATGGGGTTTGCCTGCCTGGTGGGAGAGGGGGAGCTGGCCGCCCTGTTTGTGGATCCGGAACGCCAGTGCGAGGGTATAGGGACGGCATTGCTGAATTGGGTCAAGGATCACAGCAAGGGGGTGCTGACCGTAGGCGTTTATGAGGAGAATCCGCGTGCATGGCAGTTTTACAAGCGCAGCGGGTTTGAAGAGATCGGCTCCCGGGAGGATGAACTTACCGGCAGCCGGGAGTACCGTCTGGAGTGGAAGAGGCCCCGCCCGTCATAA
- a CDS encoding DeoR/GlpR family DNA-binding transcription regulator, translating into MYLASQRKEFILKTLAEHGAARTIALAKQMKVTDETVRNDLINLEKRGFLKRVHGGALALTHKSLHEDIVTQDHVSIQIAKKTVQNIPTSVVMFIDSSTMGYQICNHVNSRDTHIVSNNPTLLTRLEGIPSLSFYCTGGRFDREAQVYVGQDAAHAAGSLNIELVVLTPDCYSPKHGAGYKNMLQSEFIRSVIPQDAKVIIAMPSTSIANSPAFYTVAPNLVSMLITDEAIAPEMVEEIEKSGVKVEIA; encoded by the coding sequence ATGTACTTAGCATCCCAACGTAAAGAGTTTATTCTGAAAACCCTGGCCGAGCATGGAGCCGCAAGGACAATTGCCCTGGCCAAGCAGATGAAGGTCACGGATGAAACGGTCCGTAACGATTTAATTAACCTTGAAAAAAGGGGATTCCTCAAGCGCGTTCACGGCGGCGCACTGGCGCTCACTCACAAATCCCTTCATGAAGACATTGTCACTCAGGACCATGTCTCCATCCAGATTGCCAAAAAAACCGTTCAGAACATCCCGACCTCCGTCGTCATGTTCATTGACAGTAGCACCATGGGTTACCAGATCTGCAACCATGTCAACTCCAGAGACACGCATATTGTCTCCAACAACCCCACCCTTCTGACCAGGCTGGAAGGCATCCCGAGCCTCAGCTTCTACTGCACGGGCGGCCGTTTCGACCGTGAAGCCCAGGTTTACGTGGGCCAGGACGCGGCCCATGCGGCCGGATCCCTGAACATTGAACTCGTGGTACTCACCCCGGACTGCTACTCCCCCAAGCATGGCGCCGGGTACAAAAACATGCTTCAATCCGAATTCATCAGAAGCGTCATCCCCCAGGATGCCAAGGTAATCATCGCCATGCCTTCCACAAGCATCGCAAACAGCCCGGCATTCTACACGGTCGCTCCCAACCTGGTGAGCATGCTCATCACGGACGAAGCCATTGCTCCGGAAATGGTGGAAGAAATTGAAAAGAGCGGCGTCAAGGTGGAAATCGCCTAA
- the rsgA gene encoding ribosome small subunit-dependent GTPase A → MPVTLQDLGWNDHFQDAFDAIAKPGWIPGRLIRETKINFTALLDGGEDMDVVVSGKLWHDAATDAELPAVGDWVAIDPGEAEDEAVIRVILPRRTCFSRKAPGKSSAEQVLGANVDIVAVVTEPGTDFNPRRMERYFTLIRRSGAMPLILLNKVDLFSRKEVEEATHILRELCPECGIICISALRNKGIKDFRKCLERGKTISIVGSSGVGKSTLVNTLLGDEWLWTGEVNEVTGKGRHTTVARELVLLKHGGLLIDNPGIREIQMWTDEHTLRESFADLTELAHECRFADCSHGKDAGCAIRKAVEEGRLDKERYLNFLNLENEISQLAKRQKKRQMNVERAGKRDRKVQARNYEDRVELERRHRPNHRAHD, encoded by the coding sequence ATGCCCGTTACTCTTCAGGACCTAGGCTGGAACGACCACTTTCAAGACGCCTTTGACGCCATTGCCAAACCCGGCTGGATTCCGGGGCGCCTGATCCGGGAAACGAAAATCAACTTCACCGCCCTGCTGGACGGAGGAGAGGACATGGACGTGGTCGTGAGCGGAAAACTCTGGCATGACGCCGCCACGGATGCGGAACTTCCCGCCGTCGGAGACTGGGTGGCGATTGATCCCGGAGAAGCGGAGGATGAAGCCGTCATACGCGTCATTCTTCCCCGCCGGACCTGTTTTTCCCGCAAGGCGCCGGGAAAAAGCAGTGCGGAACAGGTGCTGGGCGCCAATGTGGATATCGTGGCCGTCGTCACGGAACCGGGAACTGACTTCAACCCCAGACGCATGGAGCGCTACTTCACGCTCATCCGGCGCAGCGGGGCCATGCCCCTCATCCTGCTCAACAAAGTGGACCTCTTCTCCAGGAAAGAAGTGGAGGAAGCCACGCACATCCTCCGGGAACTCTGCCCGGAATGCGGCATTATCTGCATCAGCGCCCTCCGCAACAAGGGCATCAAGGACTTCCGCAAATGTCTGGAACGGGGAAAAACAATCTCCATCGTAGGTTCCTCGGGCGTGGGAAAATCCACGCTGGTCAACACCCTGCTGGGGGACGAATGGCTCTGGACGGGGGAAGTGAATGAAGTCACCGGCAAAGGACGCCATACCACGGTGGCGCGGGAACTGGTACTTCTCAAGCATGGCGGCCTGCTGATCGACAATCCGGGCATCAGGGAAATCCAGATGTGGACGGACGAACACACGCTCCGGGAAAGTTTTGCGGACCTCACGGAACTGGCCCATGAATGCAGGTTTGCGGACTGTAGCCACGGCAAGGACGCCGGATGCGCCATCAGAAAAGCCGTGGAAGAGGGGCGCCTGGACAAGGAACGCTACCTGAACTTCCTGAATCTGGAAAACGAAATTTCCCAGCTTGCCAAGCGCCAGAAAAAACGGCAGATGAACGTGGAAAGGGCCGGAAAAAGGGATAGGAAAGTCCAGGCCCGCAACTACGAAGACCGCGTGGAGCTGGAACGCCGCCACAGACCCAACCACCGGGCTCATGACTGA